The Trueperaceae bacterium genome window below encodes:
- a CDS encoding ankyrin repeat domain-containing protein, which translates to MRKALATLILALLASAGAMSGEEFLRLVKTGDVTAVHDALQSDQRLVWYADEYGQTALMYAIEHAPHLVPTLLLAGADPNHVTAANWTPLAYAIRADRPDLVSALLWAGADPWRYRPATEVIWRQMAEHPDDEVTGLLQHHLVRPREPQPGALGWTYVSDVAERRCRAETHVVQDVDLLTPLHPDMVFTYVTGELPPGVAQAEGVRRVAGSLGASEVAVVETPEAVAATWPTGQAIYTAAAFRGSTVYCLYVHQAPRVLHAVLDEPLERAQTE; encoded by the coding sequence GTGCGCAAGGCCCTCGCGACCCTCATCCTCGCGCTGCTCGCCTCCGCCGGGGCGATGTCGGGCGAGGAGTTCCTGCGCCTGGTCAAGACCGGCGACGTGACCGCGGTCCACGACGCCCTCCAGAGCGACCAGCGCCTCGTCTGGTACGCCGACGAGTACGGGCAGACCGCCCTCATGTACGCGATCGAGCACGCGCCGCACCTGGTGCCCACCCTCCTCCTGGCGGGCGCCGACCCGAACCACGTGACCGCGGCCAACTGGACGCCTCTCGCCTACGCGATCCGCGCCGACCGCCCCGACCTCGTCTCCGCCCTGCTGTGGGCCGGCGCCGACCCCTGGCGCTACCGCCCCGCCACCGAGGTCATCTGGCGGCAGATGGCCGAGCACCCTGACGACGAGGTCACTGGCCTGCTGCAGCACCATCTCGTCAGGCCCCGCGAGCCCCAGCCCGGGGCCCTGGGCTGGACCTACGTGAGCGACGTCGCGGAGCGGCGCTGCCGCGCCGAGACCCACGTCGTGCAGGACGTCGACCTGCTCACGCCCCTGCACCCGGACATGGTCTTCACCTACGTGACCGGCGAGCTGCCGCCCGGCGTCGCCCAGGCCGAGGGCGTGCGGCGCGTGGCCGGCTCGCTCGGCGCCAGCGAGGTCGCCGTCGTCGAGACCCCCGAGGCGGTCGCCGCCACCTGGCCGACCGGCCAGGCGATCTACACGGCGGCGGCGTTCCGCGGCAGCACCGTCTACTGCCTCTACGTGCACCAGGCGCCCCGGGTCCTGCACGCGGTCCTCGACGAGCCGCTGGAGCGCGCGCAGACGGAGTGA